Proteins encoded within one genomic window of Cucumis sativus cultivar 9930 chromosome 3, Cucumber_9930_V3, whole genome shotgun sequence:
- the LOC101202953 gene encoding ethylene-responsive transcription factor ERF026-like: MASTSSKRHDHYKGIRCRGGKWVSEIREPRKTNRIWLGTYPTPEMAAAAYDVAALALKGCNAVLNFPNSVAFYPVPASTSPNDIRIAAAAAAASKKVDDQGENSYHNSHYQSPPTNEFVDEEALFGMPNLLHDMAEGMLLSPPRMNSSPSRHDYYSWNSSGDGNLWSYH, translated from the coding sequence ATGGCCTCTACATCCTCCAAGAGACATGATCACTACAAAGGAATCCGCTGCCGGGGTGGCAAATGGGTCTCCGAGATTCGTGAGCCACGTAAGACTAATCGAATATGGCTCGGCACCTACCCTACACCCGAAATGGCTGCTGCTGCCTACGACGTAGCCGCACTCGCACTCAAGGGTTGCAATGCCGTTCTCAACTTCCCCAACTCAGTTGCCTTCTACCCGGTTCCTGCTTCCACATCCCCCAATGATATCCGtattgctgctgctgctgccgCCGCGTCCAAAAAGGTTGATGATCAAGGAGAAAACAGTTACCATAACTCTCACTACCAATCTCCACCAACCAATGAGTTTGTCGATGAAGAAGCGCTGTTCGGAATGCCAAATCTTTTACATGACATGGCTGAGGGAATGCTGTTGTCGCCCCCACGAATGAACTCGTCGCCGTCTCGACATGATTACTACTCGTGGAATTCAAGTGGAGATGGAAATCTTTGGAGCTACCActag